One Thioclava sp. ES.031 genomic window, ACGGCGAGCGCTTCCTGAGCCGCAAGAAAAAGGAACTGACGCTGGTCGACGACAAGCTCAACGATCACCTCGAAGACTGATCGCGGCGCAGGGGGCGCTGCCCCCGCTGGCTCCGCCAGCCCCCCGGGATATTTCCGCCAAGCCGAAAAGAAAGGCCCCGCTCGATCCGGAGCGGGGCCTTCTTGATTTCAAGCGATCGCCGGGATCAGTCCTCTTGCGGCAGAACCCGCAGGCGCAGCTCGCGCAGCTGTTCGTTCATCGGCTCCGACGGCGCGCCCATCATCAGGTCTTCGGCGCGCTGGTTCATCGGGAACATGATGACTTCGCGGATATTCGCGGTATCGGCGAGGATCATCACGATCCGGTCGATGCCGGCGGCGCAACCACCGTGCGGCGGAGCGCCGTATTTGAACGCCTTGACCATGCCGCCGAAGCGCTTCTCGACTTCGGATGCCGGGTAGCCCGCGATCTCGAACGCCTTGTACATGGTCTCGAGCTTGTGGTTCCGGATCGCGCCCGAGAGAATCTCGTAACCGTTGCAGGCGAGGTCGTACTGGTAGCCTTTGACCTGCAGCGGGTCGCCCTCCAGCGCCTCCATCCCGCCTTGCGGCATCGAGAACGGGTTGTGCGAGAAGTCGATCTTGCCCTCGTCATCGGCCTCGTACATCGGGAAGTCGACGACCCAGGCGAACTTGAACTTGGTCTTGTCGGTCAGGCCCAGCTCTTCGCCGATCACGTTGCGCGCACGGCCTGCGACGCCCTCAAAACTCGACGGCGCGCCGCCGAGGAAGAAGGCCGCATCGCCCTCGCCCAGACCCAGCTGCGCGCGGACCGCCTCGGTCCGCTCGGGGCCGATGTTCTTGGCCAGCGGGCCTGCGCCTTCGAGCGAGCCATCCTCGCCCTTGCGCCAGAAGATGTAGCCCATGCCCGGCAGGCCTTGCTCCTGCGCGAACTTGTTCATCCGGTCGCAGAACTTGCGCGAGCCGCCCGTGGGGGCCGGGATCGCACGAATCTCGGTGCCGTCCTGCTCGAGCAGCTTGGCGAAGATCGCGAAGCCCGAGTCGCGGAAGTGATCGGAGACCACCTGCATCTCGATCGGGTTGCGCAGGTCGGGCTTGTCCGAGCCGTATTTCAGCATCGCCTCGGCGTAGGGAATGCGCGGCCAGACCGGATCGACGGTGCGGTCATCGGCGAATTCCTCGAACACGCCCTGGA contains:
- the aspS gene encoding aspartate--tRNA ligase, coding for MHAFRSHTCADLSAANAGETVRLAGWVHRVRDHGGVLFIDLRDHYGMTQVLCDGDSPAFKTMEKTRSEWVIRIDGTVKLRDESLINPKIPTGEIEVYVRDIEILGESEELPLPVFGELEYPEETRLAYRFLDLRRESLHDKMILRSNVVKSMRKRMWDADFNEFQTPIITASSPEGARDFLVPSRLHPGKFYALPQAPQQFKQLIMVGGFDKYFQIAPCFRDEDPRADRSPTDFYQLDVEMSFVEQEDIFNTMQPVIQGVFEEFADDRTVDPVWPRIPYAEAMLKYGSDKPDLRNPIEMQVVSDHFRDSGFAIFAKLLEQDGTEIRAIPAPTGGSRKFCDRMNKFAQEQGLPGMGYIFWRKGEDGSLEGAGPLAKNIGPERTEAVRAQLGLGEGDAAFFLGGAPSSFEGVAGRARNVIGEELGLTDKTKFKFAWVVDFPMYEADDEGKIDFSHNPFSMPQGGMEALEGDPLQVKGYQYDLACNGYEILSGAIRNHKLETMYKAFEIAGYPASEVEKRFGGMVKAFKYGAPPHGGCAAGIDRIVMILADTANIREVIMFPMNQRAEDLMMGAPSEPMNEQLRELRLRVLPQED